One Deltaproteobacteria bacterium DNA window includes the following coding sequences:
- a CDS encoding NUDIX hydrolase translates to MPPKPWKVVTSTWDMSYRVFNLRTDQAVSPRTGLTHPFFILESSPWVNVIPLTPKQEVVLVRQYRHGTRSVTLEIPGGLVEDSDTPEDAARRELLEETGYVAEEMSALGWVHPNPAILNNRCYTFLALNAVFSGARHQDDREDIEVLLRPLAAVRRLIREGEISHSLVVAAFYRFFMEYRPCFPR, encoded by the coding sequence ATGCCCCCCAAGCCGTGGAAGGTTGTGACCAGCACATGGGATATGTCCTATCGGGTTTTCAACCTGCGCACAGATCAGGCCGTATCCCCCCGGACCGGCTTGACGCACCCGTTTTTTATTCTGGAATCGTCACCCTGGGTCAACGTTATCCCCCTTACCCCGAAACAGGAGGTGGTCCTGGTGAGACAGTATCGCCACGGCACCCGGTCGGTCACCCTGGAAATTCCGGGCGGCCTTGTTGAGGATTCAGATACGCCCGAAGATGCGGCACGAAGGGAACTGCTGGAAGAGACCGGCTATGTGGCGGAAGAGATGTCGGCACTGGGTTGGGTCCACCCGAATCCGGCCATCCTGAACAATCGCTGTTACACCTTTCTGGCCTTGAACGCGGTCTTCTCAGGCGCACGTCACCAGGACGACCGGGAAGACATCGAAGTCCTCCTCAGACCCCTGGCCGCCGTCCGGCGCCTGATCCGGGAAGGAGAAATATCCCACTCCCTGGTGGTGGCTGCTTTTTATCGCTTTTTCATGGAATATCGGCCGTGCTTCCCGCGTTGA